A region of the Primulina eburnea isolate SZY01 chromosome 7, ASM2296580v1, whole genome shotgun sequence genome:
AGATAAGGTGATATTTGTTTTCCTCTCCATGACAATGAAATTTATGTCATTTCACTTGTATTGGAATTTCTCCTCTTTCAAGTCTGTTATTGTTTGGTGGTCGTTCTTGTTGTCTTCTTTCTGCGAATGTTTATTTATATTTGCAAAGTCTGTCATGCTAATTCTACATAAAAGCAAATGGATCTTGGATTAATCTGGAATATCATGTGGCACATCGTGGTTTCTGGTATAAGTATGTGTTTGTTTATGAATTGGATGAACAGGTATAAGTATGTGTTTGTTTATGAATTGGATGTTGTTCATTGGTTCAGCTAAGATTGCTGGGCATGCATTCTTTTCTGTGACATCCCCCTTGTTTGATCTTGGTTCTCATGTTGTTGGTTCTTTTCTACTTTTTCATTTATGTTCCTCACTTCCTCTCAGCTGAATTAGTTATGGTTATTATAGAgttattttcttgtattttgtgACAGGCATATCCAACTTGTGTCTGCTTTCTGTTTTTTTATCTCTCACTTGGTTAGATTAAAGTTGACTGTTAGATTggagtattttttttatgactGTAATTCTTCTTTGCTCTCGACTTGATTTTAGGACTTTGAGGTGTAGAACGTTCTTTGATTTTTTCTTCAAAGTATTTTATTCTTTGCTATTTATCAGATCTGAGCAAGACAAGGAGCCAGAAGTAGAAAATGCTTCTGAGGTTGTGGGAGCTGGCCCTGCTGAAGGAACTGTAGATGATAGTATGTGCACATTCAGCTGATTATGAAACCCTTTTGCTGTGCTTGATCTGATGTATGTGTTTTCTGTTAGCTCCTCTGGAGATAGATGAATATGAACTTGTTGATCCAGTTGAAATACTGACACCTTTGGATAAGTCTGGATTCTGGGAAGGAGTGGTAAGTGGCCCACTCGTAAAGCATCGGTTATTGAGCAACATATCTTGTCACTGGTTCTGTTTTTTCCATTTTTTATTTAAGTGTACTGGTTGCTGTTTATTTTTCAGAAAGCTGCCAAATGGTCTGAGAGAAAAGAGGCTGTTGCTGAATTGACCAAACTTGCATCCACAAAACGTATTGCCCCTGGAGATTTTACGGAAGTTTGTCGAACATTAAAAAAGGTCGTTACCCCACTTTGTTCAAGTATTTTTATGGAAATTTTTTATATTCATTTTTTTAGTGATGATGTGTCAAGCAATTGGCTCTTTGTTGTTTGTTGCTGATTTGTGCTCAAAAGATGTGAACCAGATTCAAAATTTTCTAAGTAACACTTTGTGTTCAAACCTTCCAAAAACATTctgccttccaattttaatatTGTGTTATAACTAACTGCAACAGCTAAAATTTTTCTCTGATATTGTGTGGTGGATAATTGGTGATTACGTAATTGATCATGTAGGTTTCTAGAAGACAGTAAACTTCCTGTTTCTAAGTTTATTTTCTTAATGTAGGTTCTGAGAAAACCACAGCTGTTGTAAACATAATTGGTTGTTGATAATGTCTACAATAATTAAGAAGTTGATGCTGAAGGGAGAGCATAAGATATTTCTGATTGAGTCTTGCCTCTCGTTGTTTTGGCTTTTCGATAAAAAGAAATTTGAAATGGAGGCCATCTCAGATAAAAAAAGCATTGCATTAGTGATTGAGTCTTGCCTCTCGTTGTTTTGGCTTTTCGATAAAAAGAAATTTGAAATGGAGGCCATCTCAGATAAAAAAAGCATTGCATTAGTATAGTGGCACGTTTTGCTCACCTTGTGTCAAATTGTCCTTGAAATTGGTTTGTTTATACAAAATGGATGAAAATTAATTTATGAGATCGTGTCTAAACCAAAACATTTGGGAATTTGATTTGAACCATCTGCCATCAAGTTAGTTCTATTTAGGTGAAGTGGCATGTATTATCATTGATCCAAACATTCAGCTATGGGGTCAACAGAAGCACCTTTAATGATGGCAAGGGTATGAATCTTTCCCATTGGTAATGCGATCTCACCTCTACCAATTCTTAAGTTCCGGAATTGGTCTTTTCTGTTTCATATGTACCCATAAGATCTCTATGTTTTCTGAAAACACTTTATATCAAGTCATTTTAGTATTTTGACATGCTTTATCTCTTTTCTCACTGCAACATTCTTTTGCTGTAACATATTTTTGGGCTGGCCATCCAAGGATGTTTGATGTGTCTGTTGAATAAAAAACTTTTTGGACTTTGCAGATTATTACGGATGTAAATATTGCTGTTGCAGTCGAAGCAGTACAAGCCCTTGGAAATCTTTCAAGGGGTCTAAGAACCCATTTCTCAAGCAATTCTCGTTTCTTATTGCCCATATTGCTGGTTAGAATTATACTTCTGCGTTTATTTGATTTCAAAGTTATGTAATGCAATGATGGACATGGGTAGAGGGATGTCACAGAAAGTATTACTCAAAATGTTTCCAATGAATTTTTAATTTGCTATTTAGTCATGAGAGGTGAATGATTGTATTATGGGGAAAATAATTCTGAATTGCCCAGCAATGATTGTCGTTTTACCCAACTCCATGTGTCCTTGATTTATGCATTCTCCGAGCACCAATCCTTTTTTTTAAATGAGGGGTAAACTATAgaagtaaaaatttataaatctgCATTTGAGTGCCAACATCAAAACTTTCTTAGGTGAGGGTACTTGTACCTTTAGACTGCAAGCAAAATTCTGAAACACTTGTTCAATGATGAAATTATGATTCTATAACTGTTGTGCTGGTTTAGTCGAGCTTTGCTTTTGTTTATGTATAGGAAAAATTGAAGGAGAAGAAACCAACTTTGGTGGAGGCACTTACACTAACTCTTCAAGCAATGCACCAGTCTGGATGCTTAAATCTTACGGACATTGTTGAAGGCATGCCTTATGTTTTTAATAAGTTTTTACACTAAATGTTTTCTGTAAAATTTTCCTGACGCTTTCGTATTTTGCATTTTACATCGCCTTTGTTAGATTGGTTGACCTTGCTTTGCATTTATGAGCACTAATAATGtcagttttctttcttttcactCTTTTCCCTGTTTCTGCTATTTATAGTGTTCCCACATTTCTCACATCATAGTGGGGCTATTATTTTCCATCTTTGCCACATCTTTTTATAGTCCTTTCTGAAAATTCCATTTTTATCGTTTGTTGTGAAACATGGTTTTATTGATTTCATGTTAAATTGTGTTTCTTATTTCTAACTGAGCCTTTAGTGAGTCTGATTTGGCAACTTAAAATTGGTTCTTTAGACAAGTTTTTGATTTTTATCTTGAATATAAGTAAGAGCCTCGGAAGTTTTGGTAGCTGCTTCTGAAGATAGTAGCATTGCAGAGAGTTACTGCCAAGAAAATGCTGGCAAGGATGAAGGAAGATTTTTTAAGAGCGAGGGAATAAAGCCTTCCAACTCCTGTTGAAATTTGAACTTTTTGTAGCTTGTCCATGTCACTCATTTGTCATTGTAATAAAGGACCTTGATCCATCTATCAAGTGGGTCATGGAGGATGAGCCATCCTATTCTATCTACTCTCATTATGCCAGTTTCATTCTTGGGTACCCTACAAACCAACCTTTGACCATTTTGTAGATGGTTTTTAAAGTGAattgatttttgaaaaaaacacATCATACCTAAAAATAGTGCAAAACTGATTCTTGTTTAAGGTCACTCTGTACTCTGTAGTTACGTGTTCAAATATTTCTCATAATTGGTGAAAGTGTGGTTTTCATGTTGATAGTCGATGTAATTTTATGGACTTTTCAATTGATTGGCGTGAAATCCATTGTGAGTTACTCTTTCTTGTAAATTCTTAACTTTTCCGGCCTTTTATTTTGCTCAGCATGACATTTTGTCTTCGGTTAGCATTAAAACGAAGACTGGTGTCAGTTTTGGGTGTCTGGTTCTCAAGTGTTTGGAGAAATTGAGAAGGCTCTGACCACAGCTTGTTTTATTACAGATGTTAAGACAGCAGTTAAAAATAAAGTTCCTCATGTTAGATCATTGACGTTGAACTGGGTTACCTATTGTATCGAAACAAGTAACAGGGCTGCTATTCTTAAAGCGCACAAGGAATATGTTCCAATCTGCATGGAGGTTAGTAAATAGCAGCACAACTTGACTGCAACACATGCTGACTACTCTGTTTTAAATTGGGTTCTATTATTGCTTCTCTCTCTTGCTCAATTTGAAATCGAGTTGTCTCAAAAGCATGTGCGTGAAATTTGTTTGCCTAAATAGATTATGGTCAACTGTAGACATATTTTCATATTACTGCTCACGAACTTGATTTTTGACATCCATGAAGCTGCACACCTACATATTATGAAGAATGGTCTCAATATTCAAATTTCGTAATTTCGATATTGTGAAAATGATTTCTAACTGCAGTGCCTAAATGATGGAACACCTGAAGTGAGGGATGCAGCATTCTCTGCTTTGGCATCTATTGCTAAGGTATTTCTTCATGGTTTCTGTCTCGATCTATCAATTTGTTTAATCTCACATGCTCGGTTTCTTTTCTTTAGATGGTTGGTATGAGACCTTTAGAAAAGTCGCTGGAAAAGCTCGATGATGTTAGGAAAAAGAAATTAGCTGAAATGATTGGAGGATCGACAGCGGACCCATCCAATGTTCCAAGCTCAGGTTTAGAATTTAATGTTTGTTATCTGCATGAGTGGGATAATAGTtcctttttttatttgattgcgTTTTCTTAACATTTATATGGATTCAAAAATAATTCCAGCTGCCAACCTATCTTCTGGGAGAAGTTTGTCTTCCACCGAGGTTAGTATATGTTGTACTTACTGGAGATTTCAGTGTGGTTTTTAGATTAGTTCCAGAACTGATACATCTGAAATACTTGCAATTTTACTTGTTTCATTACATATTTATTGCTGCTCACAAATTGCTCATCAGTTATTTGCTCTATGGCATACATTTTGATGAATGCTGGAAAATCAAATGGACTCCCGTGTTATAAAACAATAGCATGTATAAAAGACAAATTGAGGTGGCATTTGAGTTGTGCATCTTTTCGCTTATCACAGAACAGACTATGGCCTTGTCTATTCTGTCGTATGTGCTTTTAATAATTGTGGGTTCATGATGTTTGTTACGAAGGTGGTTTTTGGATCCTACATCCTGTCTATTTTATGGTCACAGGCTTCTGATGTATCATTTGTTAGAAGATCAGCAGCCAGTATGCTTAGTGGGAAGAAACCTATTCATACAGCTGTAAGTTTTTTCTTAAccagatttttttatttttgatgagaaacataaattttattaatatagtTGTTTTAACATTACAAGAAGTGGACTAGCAATCCACTGCACCCAAATAAAACCGCTTAATCTTAACAATACACATAGGACCAATCCCTAAATATGTCAAATGTAGAGACTCCATAAAAGTTTTTATCCGCTCCAATCCAATTGGCTAATGTGAACTTGACTTTTCCCCATATATCTTCCGTTGTTCACTTCCTACTGACTGTTTTTAGTGGGTTATCAATAAAAATTGCAAGAGAAAAATAGGGAGCGCAGGACCTCACTGTCTTTCTTCATTTTGTGCTTGGTTGATGATTCTTTGATCTCCCTTTTCATTGCCATGGTTCTGAGATTTCAGCCCGTTGCTTAATTATTGATTGTTTGCTCTTCCTTTTCGTTGCATTGCTTCCAAATTTTCAGCCAGTTATCAAGAAAGGTACCTCCAGTAAGTCGGTTTCCACCAAGAAAGGTGATGGAGGAGGACAATCAAAAGTTTCAAAGCCTGCAGAACCTGACGATGTAGAGGTAATTATGGACATGTCCTGATCTGATTATAGATTTTTGGTAATGCTAGCCAGTATATATGATAATACAAGTTCATTTATTTGATTTGTGGCTCTCTTGATTTACAGCCAGCTGAAATGAGTCTGGAAGAGATCGAAAGCAGATTAGGATCCCTTATACAGTCGGATACAATTTCTCAGTTGAAGAGTGCTGTTTGGAAAGAGAGGCTTGAAGGTCTGTATCGTTGAGTTACTGTTTCGACATTTCTCTTTACAACTTTATCTCTCTAAGTTTGCAGGAATTTCTTCTATAATTATGTCATTGGCTTTGGCACTTAATGTTGAAGGTTTCTGGGCAATGTTTTGTTAATTTTGCTTCCAATGGTTTCCCATTTGTATTTGTAGTGCCCTTTTCTTTTTTGAGAAACTCTGTTTTTGTGTTTCGATCAATTTACATTTGAATGTCGCCAAAAGAAGCTCTCTAAATGACAATTTTACCTCTTTTTCAGTACTGCGGTGACTTCTTGAATGTTGAATCATATTTATGTGCATTAGGCATTAGTTATGTTAAAAACGTTTTCCATTGTAATTTCCAATGCCTAGATTATTCCGTCTTGTCATTGATTGTTTGAGACAACTTTGGTTTCTTTGAGAAATGATCCCACCCTTAACTGTATGCTAAACATGCTgatttttaatgactttttttgCTTTGTTTTAGTGTTTGGTTGCTGTTCTATGTTGGGGTATTCTTTTATGTTAATGTAATTCTATTTGTCAAAATCTATATTTTAACTGCTTAGCTAATGTGGTGGttgatttgatttcaaataGTTACTGGTTTTCAAATCCTGGCCTCGTAAGCATCGTATAGCTTTGTTGAGTTAATGTGAATCCTTGTTCAATACATGTAATTTCTTAAAAAGTGGTGAATTTTTTAAGCTCGGAGAGTTACTAACATCGAACTCGGTGTATTTGTCTTTTCTTTGAGATTCACAGTTTTGAATACCATGATAACTCGAAGTGATTCACCAAGTAGATTGCTTCATGGTTTGAGTAAAGCATGGTGTTGATATGTACTTTATAAATTGTTGCTTGCAGCTATTGTGTCTTTCAAAGAGCAGACGGAAGCAATAATCGACCTCAACCCATCAGTTGAGGTTTTGATCCGTTTACTTTGTGTCGTTCCTGGTTGGAATGAGAAAAATGTTCAGGTATGTCTGGATCCTTACACTCGTGTTCTTAATATAGCTGCAATATTGTCACTTGAATGAATGAGCTTATCTCTGGTGGGATGTTGATGTGCAGGTTCAGCAACAGATTGTCGATATCATCACTCACATTGCCTCAACTGCATCAAAGTTTCCAAAAAAATGTGTTGTTCTTTGCCTTTTAGGTCAGCTATTCGTTACCTTGCTACTATAGTTCCTTTGCTTTTTCCCTCTATATCAATCTTTATTGGTGTCACTTGTGTAGTTTGATCTTCTTTTTCATACCATTGACAGCTACTAGAATTGGttttcctgtgttatttacaGAATCAAACATTCTTATTTTCTTGTTATCAAATGATTGACTCTGTTCTTTGCTCATATACAAGTTGAAAATAACTTTAGGCTTTCACCAATTTCTGAATTTTGCAGTGGATTTAACTTGTTGATAGGTATGAGTGAAAGAGTCGCTGACATCAAGACTCGTGCTCAGGCCATGAAGTGTCTTACTACATTTTGTGAAGCTGTTGGTCCTGGTTTCATATTTGAGAGGGTACATTCTTCGAAATGCTGCTGTTTAGGATGTTTTGGCctaatctctctctctctctctctctctctctcttatTGTTTTATATTTAATCTGTGTTACTGTTGATGTTCCTCGCCAAAATTCTGCTTTTGGTACTGGACTACTGGTGGTGTTCTTTGTTCATCTGGTGAGAAGATTGTTGGGGTGTGTTACGACTATTAATATTTAAACACTATAACAAGAATGAACTGGAAATAACTCAACCGCACACCGCAAATAAAAATAGATAAGCTTCATATTTAACTTTGTTGAATCTCCTGAAATTGCGGTAATTTCAAAGGGTAAAAGGAAAATGAAGAACTTTCGCCCCAGGATACTAACTATTTGCTACCTGACTTAGGACTTGGATCTTATTCATTAACCTTGCAACGTGGACTTACTTCTTGGGTTGTTGGGGTTGCCCCAGCTGTGTGATTATTTGGGCTTCCCTCTGACCCTCTTCTTCTAACAGAGTGCATCAGTACAGATTGTGACTCCCTATTCTGTGGAACGTCTTGCGATACGAGGACTATTATTGCAGTAATTTAGTAATTAGTTGCCTGCACTTTTAAGCCTAATGCACTGTTATATTCATATTTCTTGAATCTTCTCTTCTTGTCACTCTTCAGAAGCAAAGAGACAACCACGACTGATAACAGCCCTAGACTTTGACACCTCTGCTAGCTGACCAGCTACACCTTTTGTTTCCTGCTATTCACCAGAGGAAATAAAGCGTTAAAAACTCCTGTATTTCTTAATTACTGTTTTCTAGCTCATTCAGTGACTTTCTCGTAATGACGCAACCACTACTGATACCAACCTTTTACTTTGTCTCTGGCCTTTTACTAGCTGACCAGTTTTAAATTTTTGCTATTCACCAAAATAAAGCGGTAAAAACTCCCAATCcttattattgttttctagcTCATCAATGACTTTCTGGTCACAATTAGAGGAATACATGAAGTTAGCACCAGTTTTATAGGGTGTAATACACTGAGTGGTAAAACTGAGAGGTGTTGAAGTTTGAATATTTATATGGATATGATAAATCAATAGTTGTATCTTAAAGTTTATTTGATTAGGCCTCTAGTAGGATATGACTACTTTTTCAAGTTATCTAGGAATATAGAACTTTATAAATAAGTGCTTCGTATTCTTTATTTTTATCCTAATAAAATCGGCTCTTCCCAGCCCATAtgttttcttctttaatttcaaAAGGTAATACGGATATAGGTACCTGAGTGTTTAATACCCCTGGATGATATACGTTGACCCTTGGTTGATTATAGCTTCTATGCTTTTCTTCTGGGGGTTGAGGGTAGAAACTCAACAAAGGTGATAATTGTTCTTAAGGTCAAATACCAGAATTAGTTTATCCGAACATCTCAATTCACAAATAGATATTTGTGGAAGATACATAAAGAAGGGTTGGCAATGAAAGAAAAAATGAAGCTTATTTGCTCCATTTTATAAATGATATCAAGACCTTGATAATTTCTGTACTCATTTTTCTTAAGTGAGATGGTAGAACTGTTGATTCTTTGTAGCAATTTGATTGATGGTTTTAATTCCTTTAATGACAACTCTTCTGGACATCTTTCTTTTGTGtcagctttataaaattatgaaagagCACAAGAATCCCAAGGTTCTGAGTGAAGGTCTATTGTGGTTGGTTTCTGCCGTTGAGGATTTTGGTATTTCATGCATTAAACTGAAGGTTCGTCAATCTCTTATACACAAATTTATTACTTCTGATTTTATTTTCTTCAGATTTGAGCACAAGACGTGTTTAATATCTGGTGTTATTTGTTTTTACAGGATTTAATCGACTTCTGCAAGGATATTGGTTTACAATCTAGTGCTGCTGCCACTAGAAATGCTACTATCAAACTTATTGGTGTTTTACACAAGTTTGTTGGTCCAGGTGATACATGATTTTTCTAATATTATTCATGGTATTGAAATGTTTACAGGACTGACCGGATACTTTCCTTGCAGACATTAAGGGATTTCTCTCAGATGTAAAACCCGCTCTTTTAAGTGCGCTTGATGCTGAGTGTGAAAAAAATCCTTTTGAGGCAAGATTTAGTTGCTGAATGATCTTCCTTATCTCCCTTGAATCAATCTACGTTATgattcacatttttattttgttatctGCAGGGGACGTCAGCAGTTCCGAAGAAGACTGTGAAAGTAACTGATGCTGCATCATCCTTGGCTTCTGGTGGGGTAGATGGCCTACCACGCGAAGACATAAGCGAAAAGATTACCCCTACCTTGTTGAAAGGCCTTGAATGTTCTGACTGGAAGGTATAGTGTTGTGAAGATTGATTGCTGTGAAGTTTGTAAGCCATTTAAAGTGCCATCTATTTACTGAATGTATTTTGCCCTAGATCCGTTTCGAGTCAATTGAAAGTGTTAACAAAATTGTAGAAGAGGCCAACAGACGTATTCAACCTACTGGAACTGGTATAACTAATGGTTATATTAAATAAACTATCACAGGTCCTTTGTATAATGTGTTAACTTGTTCTTCTTTCAGGGGAGCTTTTTGGAGCTCTAAGAAGCCGTCTGCATGACAGCAATAAAAACTTGATCATGACAACTTTGTCCACTATTGGTGTTCTTGCGTCTGCCATGGGACAGGCAATCGAGAAGTCCAGCAAGGTTCGTTTCTCTGAATTTTTCTGTCATCTGTTATCAATTTTCTCGGAACAATTTTGTTTTGATTCTCATTCTATTTTAATTGGTCACTAGCAGGGTATTCTATCAGATATTTTGAAATGTCTTGGTGACAATAAGAAACAAATGAGAGAGTGCACTCTGAGCACCTTAGACGCTTGGCTTGCTGCTGTTCATCTTGATAAAATGGTTGACACTAAAGAACTTCTCTCGTTTCCTTCTCGCctcatgatttttctaatatTTATAATGTGGAAATCTTTTTCTTTAGGTCCCTTATGTTTCAGCTGCTCTTACTGACACTAAGCTTGGTGCGGAAGGGCGCAAGGATCTCTTTGACTGGTTATCTAGACAACTTAGTGAATCGACTAATTTTCCTGATGCTATACATATGCTAAAACCTTCTGCGTCTTCTATGACAGTATTTATTTcttcatcaattttttttttgttttgaaagTTTTCATTGTTAGCATTTTTCTGTTTCAGTTTTACTTGACATCTTACTTGGTTAATCACCAGGATAAATCAGCAGATGTTCGTAAAGCTGCTGAAACATTGTTTGGTGAAATATTGAGAATTTGTGGACAAGAAATGGTAAGTGGATTGCAACTGCTTTACTGGAAGATCTTTGATTTCCCACAGAGATCATTGTTTGGTCCCATCTATTCTTCTCGCAGGTGACcaaaaatttgagagatattCAAGGGTCTGCTTTAGCTATTGTCATTGAGCGATTAAAGCCACACGGGGCTTTTCAAGGTATATTGTTTATCTTCTTGAGAAGGAAAAAGTTGTTTTGTATCTTGTAGTTGCTTTTTCAGTGCTTAGCTTCTTGCTGGAATGCAGAAAGTTTTGAGCCTGGCCGGGCAGCTTCTTCTGGCTTGACATCCAAAAACAGCTCGAAAGTCGGAAAAGCCAATGTTCATGGCGATCGTGCATCACGACATGGAAACAAGACCGCTCCTACGGTATATTTTCAATTTAAGTGGTATTTTTGAACTATTAACATGCTGTTTGAGCCCAATTTTGTCGGTGTAGAGAGCTCTTTCTACAAAAGGCTCAAGACAAGAGTTAATTATGTCCGTTCAAGATATCAACTTGCAGTCACAGGCTTTGCTTAATGTTAAAGATTCAAATAAGGTACAAGTGGTGAAAATTGATTCACAGGAGCTTTGGTGTTCTGTGTGCATGCTACATATATGAATTGTCTGATTCTCGTGCAGGATGATAGAGAGAGAATGGTTGTTCGTAGATTTAAGTTTGAAGAATTACGTTTAGAGCAAATTCAAGATCTCGaggtaatttttttctttatgtttgtttattgtTTGGTTTTGGTTCTTTATGCTGTAAACTTTctgaattttgaatttactTTTCGACCAATAATCATTGTGAACCAAAAATTCCAAACTAATTGCTAATAGCATGATTACTGAagtgaaataaaatatattgcTTTCAAAACCTAAGTTTTGATCCGCTATCTTTAAGTTTGCAACTCCTTGTAGTCTCAGTGGACGAGACATCCTGTGATCATGTCTCTCATGGAGGGATAGGATATCACTGCCTAATGAAATTTGTTACCAGTCAACATATTATATTTCTACTGAAGTGATCATTAACTTCTTCTTATGTTTCATTAGAGTGATCTCACGAGGTACTTCCGAGAGGATTTGCATAGGCGGTTGTTAAGCGCGGACTTTAAGAAGCAAGTTGATGGAATTGAGATGCTGCAGAAGGTATTTTTAGTGTCAGTTTGTGGTTTTGCTTACATTTCTACTTATTGGGCCACTTGACATTGTATTCTTTCTGCGTTGCAGGCACTTCCCTCCATAAGAATGGAGGTAATTGAAGTCTTGGATATACTCTTGAAGTGGTTTGTCATGAGGTTCTGTGAATCCAATACATCGTGCCTATTAAAGGTATAACCTAGTTACAGAAAAAGCTATCAGTAATGATTAGGGCATCAACATGACTGGCGGTCTGTGCATTAAGTTTTATTTATGTTGTTCTGGTAATATACCAGCTGGACTATGATCCATCTAAAAAAACagtttatttgtttttaaatgTACTAAATTATAATAAGAGGAAATCTGTccaaaaaattagaaattttaaTCAAAGAAGATGAGTCAAAACATAATTTCGTTTTTGAAAGAGTCAAATTTAATTACTATcaggattttaaatttttagctCTCCAGTTTTGCTGCACACCATTAATTTTTACGAATTCTCACTTCTCTCTCTCACATGCCACGATGCTGATGTGTGTAGGATTTGATTTACTTAGATCGATGAATTGTTGTTTTTAGTATTGATAAAAGTAAATCATATTTAACTTTTCTGTTAGGAATAAAGCTCATGCCTAATTTTAGAAGTTtgaatattttgaattattaatGAGTGATCAAATCCTTGTGTTGTTGAACATACTAATATATAGATCAAATGCTAGAATATCTTTAACTATTCTGATTTTTCATCCGCTTTTGGAAACTGACTGGATGTCACTCATGTTCTTTGAAAATGTTGATAAGGTTCTGGAATTTCTACCTGAACTTGTGGACATGTTGAAGAATGAGGGCTACACAATGACTGAAGCAGAGGCAGCcatttttcttccttgcttggtTGAGAAGGTAgcaattattttggttatctgTGGAAGATGCTTTCATTAGGCATTATCTTCAATACTTTATTTTCAGGGCTGTCAATACTTGTGATTGCTTCCAAAAAATTAAGTTGCCTTTTTATTTGAAatcttttgatttgtattgattttttttttattgtaattcTTGTTTATAATATCTAGTTTTTATGCATTTCATTTTCCTTCCAATCTTAACCACAATAGCTCGTGGGTTGCAGTCTGGGCATAACATTGAAAAAGTAAGAGAGAAAATGCGGGAATTGATGAAGCAAATGATCCACATGTATTCTGCGGCAAAAACGTTTCCTTATGTTTTGGAAGGTTTGCGTTCTAGAAACAATAGGACACGGATTGAATGTGCTGACCTTGTTGGATTCTTACTCGATAATTATGGAGCTGAGGTAATTTTTTAACAAGACGTGTGTTAGGTTTaaccttttttttttgagtGTTGATACATTACTAGTTTGACATTctacaagttctttatttatttcatgttcAGATAAGTGGGCAGTTAAAATCCTTGCAAATTGTCGCAAGTTTAACTGCTGAACGAGATGGTGATGCTAGGAAGGCTGCTTTAAATACTTTGGCCATCGGATATAAGATTCTCGGTGAGTTTTATCGCAAATAGAAAGACAAATTTCATTAGTAACAATGTCCTAAAGTGT
Encoded here:
- the LOC140836778 gene encoding protein MOR1 isoform X2, with product MSEDEKLLKEAKKLPWEDRLTHKNWKVRNDANIDLAAVCDSISDPKDPRLREFGPFFKKLLADSNAPVQEKALDALIAFLRAADADVGRYAKEVCDAIVAKCLTGRPKTVEKAQAAFMLWVELEAVDAFLDAMEKAIKNKVAKAVVPAIDVMFQALSEFGTKIVPPKKLLKMLPELFDHQDQNVRASSKGLTLELCRWIGKEPVKSILFEKMRDTMKKELEAELANVSGTAKPTRKIRSEQDKEPEVENASEVVGAGPAEGTVDDTPLEIDEYELVDPVEILTPLDKSGFWEGVKAAKWSERKEAVAELTKLASTKRIAPGDFTEVCRTLKKIITDVNIAVAVEAVQALGNLSRGLRTHFSSNSRFLLPILLEKLKEKKPTLVEALTLTLQAMHQSGCLNLTDIVEDVKTAVKNKVPHVRSLTLNWVTYCIETSNRAAILKAHKEYVPICMECLNDGTPEVRDAAFSALASIAKMVGMRPLEKSLEKLDDVRKKKLAEMIGGSTADPSNVPSSAANLSSGRSLSSTEASDVSFVRRSAASMLSGKKPIHTAPVIKKGTSSKSVSTKKGDGGGQSKVSKPAEPDDVEPAEMSLEEIESRLGSLIQSDTISQLKSAVWKERLEAIVSFKEQTEAIIDLNPSVEVLIRLLCVVPGWNEKNVQVQQQIVDIITHIASTASKFPKKCVVLCLLGMSERVADIKTRAQAMKCLTTFCEAVGPGFIFERLYKIMKEHKNPKVLSEGLLWLVSAVEDFGISCIKLKDLIDFCKDIGLQSSAAATRNATIKLIGVLHKFVGPDIKGFLSDVKPALLSALDAECEKNPFEGTSAVPKKTVKVTDAASSLASGGVDGLPREDISEKITPTLLKGLECSDWKIRFESIESVNKIVEEANRRIQPTGTGELFGALRSRLHDSNKNLIMTTLSTIGVLASAMGQAIEKSSKGILSDILKCLGDNKKQMRECTLSTLDAWLAAVHLDKMVPYVSAALTDTKLGAEGRKDLFDWLSRQLSESTNFPDAIHMLKPSASSMTDKSADVRKAAETLFGEILRICGQEMVTKNLRDIQGSALAIVIERLKPHGAFQESFEPGRAASSGLTSKNSSKVGKANVHGDRASRHGNKTAPTRALSTKGSRQELIMSVQDINLQSQALLNVKDSNKDDRERMVVRRFKFEELRLEQIQDLESDLTRYFREDLHRRLLSADFKKQVDGIEMLQKALPSIRMEVIEVLDILLKWFVMRFCESNTSCLLKVLEFLPELVDMLKNEGYTMTEAEAAIFLPCLVEKSGHNIEKVREKMRELMKQMIHMYSAAKTFPYVLEGLRSRNNRTRIECADLVGFLLDNYGAEISGQLKSLQIVASLTAERDGDARKAALNTLAIGYKILGEDIWRYVGKLTEAQRSMLDDRFKWKAREMDKRKEGRPGEARAAIRRSVRDNGSDLAEQSGVVARSVAVPMLNRESYGHLEVQTDKLPILQAYSSMGPTDWNEALDIIAYGSPDQSVEGMKVVCHELAHATADPEGSGMGDVVKDADRLVSCLAKKIVKAFDFSLNGASSRSCKYVLNTLMQTFQTKTLAHAVKESTLDSLITELLLWLLDERVPQMDDGSQLLRALNILMFKILDNADRTSSFVVLINLLLPLDPSRWPSPAANESLVIRNQKFSDLVVKCLIKLTKVLQSTIYDIDLDRILQSIHIYLQELGMDEIRKRAGADDKPLRMVKTVMHELVKLRGTAIKGHLSLVPIDMLPQPIILAYIDLNLQTLAAARMLTPSGPVGQTHWTDSTANNSAPATHSADAQLKQELAAIFKKIGDKQTSSIGLYELYRITQLYPQVDIFAQLQNASNAFRTYIRDGLAQMERNAAAGRTPSSVPLSTPPPVTLNPSPRFGALSPVNTNSLSDSTNTNTRIEPTSFTLPPSYAEDHRPVNTVSPRGPTSDQSLIQHLDESRNDTLPSVTNGTLDAIRERMKSIQLAAAQVNPEPRNRPLVQVNGNISHPYGAEGHSANNPTQSGILPMDEKALSGLQARMERLKSGSFDFM